The following proteins are co-located in the Chitinispirillum alkaliphilum genome:
- a CDS encoding Fibronectin type III domain protein, producing the protein MAWHDVSWTELVTAGDRVKEDNTDNLDLSSSWVGGTVPTNVDTAVWDTTVTTANTVIMGSDAEWNKLRIAHPGGDVAINNNTLTLGAGGIDMSDAEVDLSIGSAVILGASQTWNVAGGRTLTSSGAVGGSSSLTKSGAGTLTLLGDNTFSGDVNFPYVNYAEFTDHGAIRVAHDNALGSGFKNVNLLSSSQAVNRIELIDNVSVSGVNIRTRGRSSTDNRHVFLSNISGNNTWSGNISIIDYGGGYAIESKSDTLTLAGSIQTDLEDPRTYQFMGDGVIDIAGEITDHNASVSVVKKGNGTMVLSNDNTYTGLTTINSGVFIVNGSISSGAGQVTVASGATLAGTGTVGGFVNVEQGATVSPGNSGPGKLTLANGLTLNSTSILNFHLGTQADTIAVTGDLVLDGELNITAGTGFGEGSYTIITYTGSLTNNTLVAGATPGGYCYEFEIDTEEKEVILHVYTPSVGGTLSGGDTPIYLGEETGNMILSDHTGDVVKWQRRVDGGGWSDIENTGTLYSDQPPSDGQWDYRVIVKNGTCGEDTSSIRTIVVNTLSSRGGKITIEAAETEPDTLTDTLVLTRRVLRNDQYTSSGYDGGEAGEWLRHSGTVRETMMRADLSDIPSDAKILSAKVKIHVTDINFPTISPTIYLYEQDKGEYDPEAEYSTYEPTAWSNQLAGKGIAWNDDVNQWYAFESENIRNLVQSWIKEGKNNEGFVLAGDVRWASGIITFSDAILVLEYEDSGAEGDSLDICYGASTSIMTLRDHVGDVLKWQKRVNEGTWLDIANTNITYSETPSSTGVWEYRAEVQYGETAPAFSKTAVITVTSDIDPPYSPVHGERCGTGTVGLSASVNEGETIDWYDSATGGSVIAGGEGTLTFTTPSISSTTTYFAETRNLATGCLSDTRTAVTATVHPLSDGGTLSGGRDFILVDESTGTLTLSGHTGEIVKWQKRVDEGSWTDIAHTDFTYSEIPSSEGIWDYRVEVKSGTCENDYSSIRTIAVTQLPVVAGSGSALDLNGTTDYVELPSGCMVAGDIFTLEFWVKPDNPAEFSRIFIQGENGCDSRQIMAVWYNSMISFVTEQGETAGYPQVTSGSIPDGVWSHVAWTSNGTTGSVYVNGAVSTGSDVTFYGIDGGNYIGSRGGSQNFFSGELDEVRLWSAARTQQDIQRDKYKPLTGNETGLQGYWRFDEPNGVTVYDVSPNRNHGTLVGSSDRVASEAWKYRTVKCEPLTHSAGYDPGGEAVTISQVSGPSQGSLSFDNAQRTVTFTPAETGVFTYTYRISDGTSHDDYTMSVTVESPVDGEVTGGTSPLELGFSTDGMTLSGHVGDIIKWQKRFNEGSWIDIANTSTTYSETPPLAGNWDYRAVLQSAVCGVAFSEYRRIEVYPGGSGECIDTAYTFASGQARMYYKPYSGTTDPPETYSVPPDSLITDTSPIEESNESRLLLSGQEDRVTYLRFVMDIHEDVNAIDSFQVLWEGNLTSTNSMDGKRVYIWNYKTSVWDSIGHGNSVGEDITLSKRIDTDISHYIQDSLNIMVTFLRSGGPCNILTNYFEWRIWGCEEGDVAYSLIWDSSEDEGIQPASGTWGTDDFWTPDNLDGTILIAWPEGPGSNATFAGSDGNWNITVSGTQNVDSITFLNSGYTLNNGTLNFNDSAVKISVLTDKSATIGSSLEGSSGMDKLGDGTLILTGTNTFTGASAITAGTLVVDGTTASGSAFTLNSGTTLAGSGTVGGPVTVENDAILSPGNKGTGKLTTGTLTLNSSSVLEFDLGATSDTIIAQGNVTLNGVLNITGIEGFGPGSYTLLKVNGSIDNQGLTVGSAPPGYEYSEVYVIGDEVRIDVLLSEAGLLPVTVRTDGAQCSVYTDSWTLIFDNNSGGGISFLNFEDGDNLAHTAKTLYYFDIDNTLSTSTGSWSIIDSTGFYAKIRQSGTINDLDYTVDYTVHGSGRMFIRTSFHNPTTGTVSSSVYRHGIARREGGNTVSSGHTDASLSHYVHLANNGAGELDLVLVTKDLWNTSYGAANSATGFIIDADKAGYVKSTSTNLEPDQKQVWEFMLCFGVEDWGNSKAVSMAALDYYSPDSLKFIAGTPLMEKSWEHYLRGHWTFDEHAGDSAFDNSGALRNGYVTGGSWVTGKWEGALDVALGEHVQLGDNAQLSGTSGGFTIMGWIEPSSAINTSSVIFGKHDGSSGYKLTGTQGGQLALVLDDAPPLSASRTIGTGTWRHVAASFNGSNEVKIYVDGRLDRIHTGAFNVSPTDVQAVIGNNYAGKLDDFRFYGERVSENTIKSIYQKGFSSGDGFYKIRADDNSTVHFYIDGSTTPRRYPFFHIANYWSDQLPAAVVLNGSPLIKDQDYFVHLRGRELFIGLNRVITGDFRLFVDNASGEGAYKVNPVPKMSWGTKGNNFYVKNFTGEYFGPAGSNQFYLYWNMSNSGGTASKDGEIFKFKSSELNPNTPISSSDNMIPVNASDGTMGYFDNHNVFPDGDFSRSCEHSASNATYTVLDSSEARVRLRINTRTISNDFSYDLTTIWTIYPTGQIFRYDTLTNLTETIEFEGMRWRTKNDNELTSYTVNSKYRGGVHGGSNVADFAVAMIGSADNSGPVQLFTGDPDTVLYQSGDGFSGIRFWGTDHRTSANQPYRYAWYLDIQHWNMSNAFIDSVCDGVQVINWGDADVFAGTRVTDSEGDINSNGFNEAEGAYILEADNNTVHFKLRSDDQVCRFNPVFRITQYRSSIKPQYVFIYDESDTLALLEGFQYNIFHDRNNNQLVIQLDTVLCNTVNIYLSSDVTLAVTIAGFYAQSGDRVNSLFWETESEQDNLGFYLYRRIQPEFMDSLADAVNQVYSDSLLDNAGRLYKENKIGTKDTSWVRVNRRIIPGAESGVSHGLREYSFDDRNVSNDVLYEYKLVSVDFADYRETVGNTEAMPKFQIPLKYYLGNNYPNPFRNTTFIRFELPVETKVSLNIYDLRGRLVKRLITPDQLYKPNFYRVLWDGTNDAGRLVAAGHYFYKLRTRDFVGTRRMIRF; encoded by the coding sequence ATGGCATGGCACGATGTCTCATGGACAGAACTTGTAACAGCCGGAGACCGGGTAAAAGAGGACAACACCGACAATCTCGATCTGAGCTCAAGCTGGGTTGGGGGAACTGTTCCCACGAATGTGGACACCGCGGTCTGGGATACTACTGTCACTACTGCAAATACGGTAATCATGGGTTCTGATGCTGAGTGGAATAAGCTCAGAATTGCTCATCCTGGTGGTGATGTTGCCATAAACAACAATACGCTGACCCTTGGTGCAGGCGGGATTGACATGAGTGATGCAGAAGTAGACCTTTCCATAGGCAGCGCTGTTATTCTGGGGGCAAGCCAGACCTGGAATGTGGCAGGCGGACGAACTCTTACATCAAGCGGAGCGGTGGGGGGCTCTTCCAGTCTCACCAAATCAGGAGCAGGTACTCTTACACTTTTAGGAGACAACACTTTTTCAGGGGATGTGAATTTTCCTTACGTAAATTATGCTGAGTTTACTGACCACGGAGCCATAAGAGTGGCCCACGACAATGCACTTGGAAGCGGATTCAAAAATGTCAATTTGCTGAGCTCCAGCCAGGCTGTAAATCGAATTGAACTCATTGATAATGTATCTGTCAGCGGTGTCAATATCAGAACAAGAGGCCGGTCATCAACTGACAACAGACATGTTTTTCTCAGCAATATATCCGGCAACAATACCTGGAGCGGCAATATATCCATAATAGATTACGGTGGTGGTTATGCCATAGAGTCTAAATCTGACACACTTACTCTTGCCGGTTCAATCCAAACAGATCTGGAAGATCCACGCACTTACCAATTTATGGGTGACGGTGTAATAGATATTGCCGGAGAGATTACAGATCACAATGCTTCTGTTTCGGTTGTCAAAAAGGGTAACGGTACGATGGTTTTATCAAATGACAACACCTACACGGGCTTAACCACCATAAACTCAGGGGTATTTATTGTAAATGGTTCAATTTCTTCTGGTGCTGGACAGGTGACCGTTGCTTCTGGTGCAACCCTCGCAGGAACAGGTACTGTGGGTGGTTTTGTCAATGTGGAACAAGGAGCAACCGTTTCTCCGGGAAACAGCGGACCCGGCAAACTGACATTGGCGAACGGACTCACTCTCAACAGTACTTCCATTCTCAATTTTCATCTGGGTACGCAAGCCGACACCATTGCGGTGACTGGAGACCTGGTTCTTGACGGAGAACTTAACATAACAGCAGGTACTGGTTTTGGAGAAGGCTCCTATACTATTATCACCTATACCGGGAGTTTAACTAATAATACTCTGGTGGCCGGTGCAACTCCCGGCGGATACTGTTATGAGTTTGAAATCGATACAGAAGAGAAAGAAGTTATTCTGCATGTATATACTCCGTCTGTCGGAGGAACCCTAAGCGGTGGTGACACTCCAATTTATCTGGGAGAGGAAACCGGTAATATGATTCTAAGTGATCATACAGGGGATGTAGTGAAATGGCAAAGACGGGTTGATGGCGGCGGATGGTCGGACATTGAGAACACCGGTACACTCTATTCAGATCAACCTCCTTCTGACGGGCAATGGGATTACCGGGTAATAGTAAAAAACGGAACCTGTGGTGAGGACACCTCTTCCATACGCACTATTGTTGTAAATACTTTGAGCTCCAGGGGAGGCAAAATTACGATAGAAGCAGCGGAAACTGAACCTGATACTCTGACTGATACACTTGTTCTCACCAGAAGGGTACTCAGAAATGATCAATATACATCATCTGGTTACGATGGAGGAGAAGCTGGAGAATGGTTAAGGCATTCTGGAACGGTACGGGAAACGATGATGAGGGCTGATCTTTCTGATATTCCTTCCGATGCCAAAATATTATCGGCTAAGGTTAAAATCCATGTAACAGACATCAATTTTCCAACCATTTCCCCAACTATTTACCTGTACGAACAAGACAAGGGAGAATATGATCCCGAAGCAGAATATAGCACTTATGAGCCAACAGCATGGAGTAATCAGTTAGCAGGTAAAGGAATCGCCTGGAATGATGATGTAAACCAATGGTATGCTTTTGAAAGTGAAAACATAAGGAATTTGGTTCAAAGTTGGATTAAAGAAGGAAAAAACAATGAGGGGTTCGTACTTGCCGGGGACGTTAGGTGGGCAAGCGGGATAATAACTTTCAGTGATGCTATATTAGTTTTAGAGTATGAAGACAGCGGCGCGGAAGGCGATAGTCTTGACATCTGCTACGGGGCGTCCACCTCCATTATGACTCTCAGAGATCATGTGGGGGATGTACTGAAATGGCAGAAAAGGGTTAATGAAGGGACCTGGCTGGATATTGCAAACACAAACATTACCTATTCGGAAACACCCTCTTCTACTGGGGTGTGGGAATACAGGGCTGAAGTACAGTATGGGGAAACAGCTCCCGCTTTTTCCAAAACGGCAGTGATCACTGTGACATCCGATATTGATCCGCCCTATTCTCCAGTACACGGTGAAAGGTGTGGTACAGGAACCGTTGGCCTCTCTGCAAGCGTAAATGAAGGAGAAACAATCGACTGGTATGACTCTGCAACCGGCGGTTCTGTTATTGCGGGCGGTGAGGGGACTTTGACTTTCACTACACCCTCCATAAGCTCCACTACTACCTACTTTGCTGAAACCAGAAATTTGGCAACCGGCTGTCTAAGTGATACCAGAACTGCGGTAACCGCTACGGTTCATCCCCTTTCTGATGGAGGAACCTTAAGCGGCGGCAGGGATTTTATCCTTGTCGATGAATCGACCGGAACCTTGACTCTTAGCGGACACACCGGAGAGATAGTAAAATGGCAGAAGCGGGTTGACGAAGGAAGCTGGACAGATATCGCTCATACAGATTTTACTTATTCAGAAATACCATCTTCTGAAGGTATCTGGGATTACAGGGTAGAAGTTAAAAGCGGAACTTGTGAAAACGATTACTCCAGTATACGAACCATTGCTGTGACACAGTTACCGGTTGTTGCAGGCTCAGGAAGTGCGCTTGATCTTAACGGGACAACTGACTATGTGGAATTGCCGTCAGGGTGCATGGTTGCAGGGGATATCTTTACACTTGAGTTCTGGGTGAAGCCGGATAATCCTGCAGAGTTCTCAAGAATTTTCATACAGGGTGAAAATGGCTGTGATTCAAGGCAGATCATGGCTGTGTGGTACAATAGTATGATATCTTTTGTTACCGAACAGGGCGAAACTGCTGGATACCCTCAAGTCACATCCGGTTCAATACCAGATGGGGTGTGGTCACATGTTGCATGGACTTCTAACGGAACAACCGGTTCGGTTTATGTCAATGGTGCTGTTTCTACCGGATCTGATGTCACGTTTTATGGCATTGATGGTGGTAATTATATAGGCAGCAGAGGAGGTTCACAGAACTTTTTCAGCGGTGAACTCGACGAAGTCCGTCTCTGGAGCGCAGCACGTACTCAGCAAGACATACAGCGTGACAAGTATAAACCGCTGACTGGAAACGAAACCGGACTTCAGGGTTATTGGCGTTTTGATGAGCCAAACGGAGTTACCGTATATGATGTTAGCCCCAATAGAAACCACGGTACACTTGTGGGCTCCTCTGACAGAGTGGCTTCAGAGGCCTGGAAATACCGCACCGTGAAATGTGAGCCTCTGACTCACAGTGCCGGATACGATCCGGGCGGAGAGGCTGTTACCATCTCCCAGGTTTCAGGCCCTTCACAGGGTTCACTCAGCTTCGATAACGCTCAAAGAACTGTCACCTTTACACCTGCCGAAACAGGAGTTTTTACTTATACATATCGCATAAGTGACGGAACTTCCCATGATGACTACACAATGAGTGTAACCGTAGAATCTCCGGTGGACGGAGAGGTTACAGGCGGAACTTCTCCGTTAGAACTGGGTTTCTCAACCGATGGAATGACTCTGAGCGGGCATGTCGGTGATATTATCAAATGGCAGAAAAGATTCAATGAAGGGAGCTGGATAGATATCGCAAACACTTCAACCACTTACTCCGAAACTCCGCCTCTGGCTGGAAACTGGGATTACAGAGCCGTTCTGCAAAGCGCAGTCTGTGGGGTGGCATTTTCTGAATATCGCAGAATCGAGGTGTATCCGGGAGGTAGTGGAGAGTGTATTGATACTGCTTACACCTTTGCGTCAGGACAGGCAAGGATGTACTACAAGCCATATTCCGGCACTACAGATCCACCGGAGACATATTCAGTACCACCTGATTCTCTTATCACCGATACCAGTCCCATAGAAGAATCCAACGAATCACGGTTACTGCTTTCCGGACAAGAGGACAGGGTTACTTATCTTCGCTTTGTTATGGATATACATGAAGATGTAAATGCTATTGACAGTTTTCAGGTGCTATGGGAAGGAAACTTAACCAGTACCAATTCAATGGATGGAAAGAGGGTTTACATTTGGAATTACAAGACTTCTGTATGGGATTCTATAGGTCATGGCAATAGTGTTGGTGAGGATATTACCCTCAGCAAAAGAATCGATACCGACATATCTCATTATATCCAGGATTCACTGAACATAATGGTGACCTTTCTTCGCTCCGGTGGCCCCTGTAATATACTCACAAATTACTTCGAATGGCGAATCTGGGGATGCGAAGAGGGAGACGTTGCTTACTCCCTAATCTGGGACAGCTCTGAAGATGAGGGGATTCAGCCAGCAAGCGGCACCTGGGGAACGGATGATTTCTGGACACCTGATAATCTTGACGGGACAATACTTATTGCCTGGCCAGAAGGCCCGGGATCAAACGCCACATTTGCAGGAAGCGACGGCAACTGGAACATAACTGTAAGTGGAACCCAGAATGTAGACAGCATTACATTTCTGAACAGTGGATATACACTTAATAATGGTACTCTTAATTTTAATGACAGTGCTGTAAAAATATCTGTTCTTACAGACAAAAGTGCCACTATTGGTTCTTCTCTTGAGGGTAGTTCAGGAATGGACAAGCTCGGAGACGGAACACTCATTTTGACAGGCACAAATACCTTCACTGGCGCATCAGCAATTACTGCAGGAACTCTGGTTGTGGATGGAACCACAGCATCCGGCAGTGCATTTACCCTTAATTCAGGAACCACGCTTGCCGGAAGCGGTACTGTGGGCGGTCCTGTTACAGTTGAGAATGACGCCATACTATCTCCCGGAAATAAAGGGACAGGAAAACTTACCACAGGGACTCTTACTCTGAACAGCTCATCTGTGCTGGAATTTGATCTGGGAGCAACATCCGATACTATCATTGCACAAGGAAATGTCACTCTCAACGGTGTGTTGAATATAACTGGTATAGAAGGGTTTGGACCCGGAAGTTATACATTACTAAAAGTAAATGGCAGCATTGATAATCAGGGTCTCACAGTGGGATCTGCTCCTCCCGGGTATGAGTATTCTGAAGTTTATGTGATCGGAGATGAAGTAAGAATAGATGTGTTGTTGTCAGAAGCAGGCCTTCTGCCTGTAACTGTAAGAACGGACGGGGCACAATGCTCTGTGTATACCGATTCCTGGACACTTATTTTTGACAACAACAGTGGCGGGGGAATATCATTTCTCAATTTTGAGGATGGAGATAATCTGGCGCATACGGCAAAAACTCTTTACTATTTCGATATTGACAACACTCTTTCCACTTCCACCGGTTCCTGGAGCATTATTGACAGCACCGGGTTTTATGCGAAAATACGCCAGAGCGGTACCATAAACGATCTCGATTATACGGTTGATTATACGGTCCATGGATCAGGCAGAATGTTTATAAGAACGAGTTTCCATAATCCTACAACCGGAACTGTATCCTCTTCGGTTTACAGACACGGCATAGCGCGTAGGGAGGGCGGCAACACCGTATCCTCAGGCCACACTGATGCTTCACTTTCCCATTATGTGCACCTGGCAAATAACGGTGCCGGAGAACTGGATCTGGTACTTGTGACAAAAGATCTCTGGAATACATCTTACGGTGCAGCCAACAGCGCAACAGGTTTTATAATAGATGCGGATAAGGCCGGATATGTAAAATCCACATCAACCAACCTTGAACCTGATCAAAAGCAGGTATGGGAGTTTATGCTCTGTTTCGGTGTTGAGGACTGGGGAAATTCTAAGGCAGTCTCCATGGCTGCACTGGATTACTATTCCCCTGACAGTCTGAAATTCATAGCAGGTACACCCCTAATGGAGAAGAGCTGGGAGCACTATCTCAGAGGTCACTGGACATTCGATGAGCATGCCGGAGACAGCGCTTTTGACAACTCAGGAGCTCTCAGAAACGGCTATGTTACCGGTGGTTCCTGGGTCACAGGCAAGTGGGAAGGCGCTCTTGATGTAGCTTTAGGGGAACATGTGCAGCTTGGTGATAACGCACAGCTCTCCGGTACATCCGGCGGTTTCACCATAATGGGCTGGATAGAACCCTCGAGTGCTATCAACACTTCATCGGTAATTTTCGGCAAGCATGATGGATCCAGTGGCTACAAATTAACCGGTACTCAAGGAGGGCAGCTTGCGCTCGTACTGGATGATGCTCCACCATTGAGCGCAAGCCGTACTATTGGTACAGGCACCTGGCGTCACGTGGCCGCAAGTTTCAATGGCTCAAACGAGGTAAAGATCTATGTTGACGGAAGACTTGACAGGATACATACGGGGGCGTTTAACGTAAGTCCCACTGATGTTCAGGCTGTGATTGGAAATAACTACGCAGGCAAACTGGATGATTTCAGATTTTACGGTGAACGGGTTTCTGAAAACACCATTAAGAGCATATATCAAAAAGGCTTCAGTTCGGGAGACGGTTTTTACAAAATCCGGGCAGATGACAACAGCACTGTTCATTTCTACATTGACGGCAGCACCACACCACGGCGCTATCCTTTCTTCCATATCGCCAATTACTGGTCCGATCAGCTCCCCGCAGCTGTTGTTCTTAACGGCTCACCATTGATAAAGGATCAGGATTATTTTGTGCATTTAAGGGGGCGGGAACTTTTCATAGGACTCAACCGGGTGATTACAGGCGATTTCAGACTGTTTGTAGACAATGCAAGCGGTGAAGGTGCTTATAAGGTTAACCCGGTGCCTAAAATGAGCTGGGGAACCAAGGGAAATAATTTTTATGTAAAAAATTTTACCGGTGAATATTTCGGTCCGGCAGGAAGTAACCAGTTTTATCTGTACTGGAACATGTCAAATTCAGGCGGTACTGCAAGTAAAGATGGGGAAATATTTAAGTTTAAGTCCTCAGAGCTCAACCCCAACACTCCGATATCATCTTCGGATAACATGATTCCGGTAAATGCCTCTGATGGAACGATGGGGTATTTCGATAACCATAATGTTTTCCCTGACGGCGATTTCTCCCGCAGCTGTGAGCATTCTGCCAGTAATGCCACCTATACTGTTCTCGATTCCTCGGAAGCCAGGGTCAGGCTCAGAATAAACACCCGGACTATAAGTAACGATTTTTCCTACGATCTTACAACTATATGGACTATTTATCCCACCGGGCAGATTTTCCGCTATGATACACTTACAAATCTCACTGAAACCATAGAGTTTGAGGGGATGAGGTGGAGAACCAAAAACGATAATGAATTAACATCCTATACTGTTAACAGCAAATACAGAGGCGGTGTACACGGTGGTTCAAATGTCGCCGACTTTGCAGTTGCCATGATTGGTTCAGCTGACAATTCCGGGCCTGTACAACTGTTTACCGGTGACCCAGACACTGTACTTTATCAATCTGGCGACGGATTCTCTGGAATAAGATTCTGGGGTACAGATCACCGTACTTCAGCCAATCAGCCATACCGTTACGCCTGGTATCTGGATATCCAGCACTGGAACATGAGCAATGCTTTTATCGATTCGGTGTGTGACGGCGTACAGGTGATAAATTGGGGCGATGCAGATGTGTTCGCCGGCACACGTGTCACTGATTCTGAAGGAGATATCAACAGCAATGGCTTCAACGAAGCTGAAGGAGCCTACATACTGGAAGCAGACAACAATACAGTACATTTCAAACTCAGAAGCGATGATCAAGTCTGCAGATTCAACCCTGTGTTCAGAATTACACAATACAGGTCATCCATAAAACCGCAGTATGTATTTATCTATGATGAAAGCGACACCCTTGCCCTGCTTGAAGGGTTTCAGTACAATATCTTCCACGACAGGAACAATAATCAGCTTGTAATTCAGCTTGATACGGTGCTGTGTAATACGGTAAATATCTATTTGTCATCAGATGTCACACTTGCTGTTACGATTGCCGGGTTTTACGCTCAAAGCGGGGACAGGGTGAATTCTCTTTTCTGGGAGACCGAGAGTGAACAGGATAATCTTGGTTTCTATCTTTACAGAAGAATACAGCCGGAGTTTATGGATAGTCTTGCAGATGCCGTAAATCAGGTGTATTCCGACTCTCTGCTTGACAATGCAGGCAGGCTTTATAAGGAAAACAAAATAGGAACCAAAGACACCTCCTGGGTAAGAGTGAACAGAAGAATAATTCCGGGAGCAGAATCGGGAGTCTCCCATGGTTTGAGAGAATACTCGTTTGACGACCGGAATGTGTCAAATGATGTGCTCTATGAGTATAAACTCGTTTCGGTCGATTTTGCAGATTATAGGGAAACTGTAGGAAATACCGAAGCTATGCCCAAATTCCAGATTCCCCTCAAATATTATCTGGGGAACAATTATCCCAATCCTTTCAGAAATACTACTTTTATACGGTTTGAGTTGCCTGTGGAGACCAAGGTGTCACTCAATATCTATGATCTCAGGGGACGTCTTGTAAAACGACTCATAACACCGGATCAGCTTTATAAACCCAATTTCTACAGAGTATTGTGGGATGGCACAAACGACGCAGGAAGGCTGGTTGCAGCGGGACATTATTTTTATAAGCTGCGCACCAGGGATTTTGTGGGGACAAGAAGGATGATAAGGTTTTGA
- a CDS encoding Prolipoprotein diacylglyceryl transferase produces the protein MSHISWNVNPEILNVFGISIRYYGLLFGAGLLLCLYILRGIFRDENISSEKFDKLTLYLVIGVFVGARLGHTLFYQAAHYLSNPLEIFLPIERTVGGGYRFSGFQGLASHGGAIGLIAAFIICSKKTKLPMVRTMDLIAIVAPLGAVFIRLGNLMNSEIIGLPTNVPWAFVFLRNDNVPRHPTQLYEAIAYLVTFFVLFFLYKTRHHKIKNGFYFGLAMVMIFTARFFIEFVKERHVAFEEQLSLSMGQMLSVPFVLLGIGFILFNSHKLLRYRQQVR, from the coding sequence ATGAGTCACATAAGTTGGAATGTTAACCCGGAAATCCTGAATGTATTTGGTATTTCAATCAGATATTACGGTTTGTTATTTGGCGCCGGACTGTTACTCTGTCTTTATATCTTAAGGGGTATATTTAGAGATGAAAACATATCATCCGAAAAATTTGACAAGTTGACCCTTTATTTGGTGATCGGTGTTTTTGTCGGAGCGAGACTGGGGCACACACTCTTCTATCAGGCTGCACATTATCTGAGCAACCCCTTGGAAATATTTCTTCCTATTGAAAGAACCGTTGGGGGAGGGTACAGATTTTCCGGCTTTCAGGGATTGGCAAGCCATGGTGGTGCAATAGGTTTAATTGCAGCCTTTATTATTTGTTCAAAAAAAACAAAACTGCCTATGGTCCGGACCATGGATCTGATCGCAATTGTTGCGCCTCTGGGTGCTGTTTTTATCAGACTGGGTAACCTGATGAATTCTGAAATAATTGGGTTGCCAACCAATGTTCCCTGGGCATTTGTTTTCCTCCGTAACGATAATGTGCCACGACATCCAACCCAGCTATATGAAGCAATCGCTTATCTGGTCACATTTTTTGTGCTGTTTTTCCTGTACAAAACAAGGCATCACAAAATCAAAAACGGATTCTATTTTGGACTTGCGATGGTAATGATTTTTACCGCACGGTTCTTTATTGAGTTCGTTAAAGAAAGACATGTGGCATTTGAAGAACAGCTGTCGCTTAGCATGGGACAAATGTTAAGTGTTCCGTTTGTTCTGTTAGGAATCGGATTTATCTTATTCAACTCTCACAAACTGTTGAGATATCGTCAACAGGTTCGATAA
- a CDS encoding Polysaccharide deacetylase, whose translation MRLFPNTIINFHAIYDRAWMENVLQLLNNTYKMVHIGDLKEYYYSEKDLDKTCHITFDDGDVSFYRIVFPLLKKYNIPASIFVSPMATVERKNFWFQEISDYDANIMQKIISERGYFNKTVSTMYNLTALLKSLKIEEIWDTIYEYQRITNTPAKPCVNMDKTQLLDLSRSNLVEIGAHTLNHPILKNETDRVSEYEIRESIEYLSHIIDRRIEYFAYPNGISELDFGEREMITLKKCGIKLAFSAVNSPFSKSDMILSIPRSHFFKGCSAYLKTKLILGNKWDLVKRIIKGKNDEESLRRMILDSHIS comes from the coding sequence ATGAGATTATTTCCCAATACAATCATAAATTTTCATGCAATATATGACAGAGCATGGATGGAGAACGTTTTACAGCTGTTAAATAATACCTACAAGATGGTTCATATAGGTGACTTGAAGGAATATTATTACTCAGAAAAGGATTTGGATAAAACTTGTCATATAACATTTGATGACGGGGATGTGAGTTTTTATAGAATAGTTTTCCCGCTTTTAAAAAAGTATAACATACCGGCTTCTATTTTTGTCTCACCCATGGCAACCGTAGAGAGGAAGAATTTCTGGTTTCAGGAAATCTCAGATTATGATGCAAACATAATGCAAAAAATCATTAGCGAAAGGGGCTATTTCAACAAAACAGTTTCAACCATGTACAACTTGACAGCTCTCTTAAAGTCCCTTAAAATCGAGGAAATCTGGGACACTATATATGAATATCAGAGGATTACAAACACACCTGCTAAGCCCTGTGTAAACATGGACAAAACACAACTATTGGATTTGAGCAGGTCAAATCTTGTGGAAATTGGTGCACATACACTTAATCATCCGATTCTGAAAAATGAAACAGATAGAGTTTCTGAATATGAAATCAGAGAAAGTATAGAATACTTAAGCCATATCATTGATCGCAGGATTGAATACTTTGCCTATCCCAATGGAATCTCTGAATTGGATTTCGGGGAAAGAGAAATGATAACTCTGAAAAAATGTGGCATCAAACTGGCTTTTTCAGCTGTTAACAGCCCCTTTAGTAAATCTGATATGATACTTTCAATTCCAAGAAGTCATTTCTTTAAAGGCTGTTCAGCTTATCTCAAAACAAAACTGATACTGGGTAATAAATGGGATCTGGTAAAGAGAATCATAAAGGGAAAAAATGATGAGGAATCTTTGAGGAGAATGATTCTGGATTCTCATATATCTTAA